From one Suicoccus acidiformans genomic stretch:
- a CDS encoding LysM peptidoglycan-binding domain-containing protein, producing MPSVLLVALTAIGMVANAVAAHELPTSHQVQAGDTLYSIATKNGMAVSELQSLNGLNSTLSIQVPA from the coding sequence ATGCCGTCCGTATTACTTGTCGCATTGACGGCAATTGGTATGGTCGCTAACGCTGTAGCTGCTCATGAATTACCAACTTCACACCAAGTTCAAGCCGGTGATACCTTGTATTCTATCGCCACCAAAAATGGCATGGCAGTATCTGAGTTACAATCATTAAACGGTCTCAACTCAACTCTATCTATCCAGGTACCAGCTTAA
- a CDS encoding thioredoxin fold domain-containing protein has product MNSERFEQLIADHFEEVGPEAAQEAIESGEETILFVGRSTCPYCQKFLPKLSAVVKEANRPAYFLDSEKPEQLDEVNALRETYDMKTVPSLLYSQGDTISVRSDSSMSEDEIKDFIQSA; this is encoded by the coding sequence ATGAATTCAGAAAGATTTGAGCAATTAATTGCAGATCACTTTGAAGAAGTTGGACCTGAAGCAGCGCAAGAAGCGATTGAGTCAGGTGAGGAGACCATTTTATTTGTAGGCCGTTCTACTTGTCCTTATTGCCAGAAATTTCTTCCTAAGCTCAGTGCTGTGGTTAAAGAAGCGAATCGCCCGGCTTATTTTCTCGATTCAGAAAAACCTGAGCAATTGGACGAAGTTAATGCTTTACGAGAAACCTACGATATGAAAACTGTCCCAAGTTTACTCTATAGTCAAGGCGACACCATTAGTGTGCGCAGTGACAGCAGTATGTCTGAGGATGAAATCAAGGATTTTATCCAATCAGCATAA
- a CDS encoding zinc ribbon domain-containing protein YjdM: METNLPNCLQCDSDLTYTDGVMYICPICAHEWTDADMSAAEEALLIRDANGNVLEDGDTVTVIKDLKLSATQTIKQGTKVKGIRLVPDSADGHDIDAKVDGVGRVGLKSEFVKK, from the coding sequence ATGGAAACAAACCTACCAAATTGCCTACAATGTGATTCTGATTTGACTTATACGGACGGCGTTATGTATATTTGCCCGATATGTGCCCATGAATGGACCGACGCTGATATGTCAGCAGCTGAAGAAGCCTTGCTGATCCGTGACGCTAACGGAAATGTCCTTGAAGATGGAGACACAGTTACCGTTATTAAAGATTTGAAGTTGTCGGCTACTCAAACGATTAAACAAGGGACCAAAGTTAAAGGCATCCGCCTTGTGCCAGACTCTGCTGACGGTCATGATATCGACGCTAAAGTTGATGGTGTAGGCCGCGTTGGGTTAAAGTCTGAATTTGTGAAGAAATAA
- a CDS encoding amino acid ABC transporter permease, with amino-acid sequence MQIIAEYFPLFIDGTVYTISLAFASVILSLPLGALMALGRLSSNRFFNTICRFYVEVIRGTPLLVQVYLVYFGLPMFGIYLDDFVSAVMAITINSTAYMSEIMRSGIQAVDSGQTEAARALGLNQSTTFRKIILPQAVKNILPAIGNEFAVLIKETSIVSVLGIRDLMFASDTVRGATYTTFTPLLFAALIYFILTFTVSQLMNRLERKLAQSD; translated from the coding sequence ATGCAAATTATTGCGGAGTATTTCCCCTTATTTATTGATGGAACAGTTTACACTATCTCGCTAGCTTTCGCTTCGGTGATTCTATCCTTGCCTTTAGGGGCTTTAATGGCTTTAGGACGCCTATCTAGCAATCGTTTCTTTAATACCATTTGCCGTTTCTATGTAGAGGTTATTCGGGGGACGCCTTTACTTGTGCAAGTATATTTAGTATACTTTGGCTTGCCGATGTTTGGCATTTATTTAGATGACTTTGTTTCAGCTGTTATGGCGATTACTATTAATTCTACAGCCTATATGAGTGAAATTATGCGGAGTGGGATTCAAGCCGTTGACTCAGGCCAAACAGAGGCCGCTAGAGCACTTGGCTTAAATCAATCTACTACCTTCCGCAAAATTATTCTACCCCAAGCCGTCAAGAATATTCTGCCAGCGATTGGGAATGAATTTGCGGTGTTAATTAAGGAGACGTCCATTGTCTCGGTTTTAGGTATTCGTGACTTAATGTTCGCCTCTGATACTGTACGTGGAGCAACGTATACAACGTTTACGCCCCTATTATTTGCTGCTTTAATTTATTTTATTCTGACGTTTACAGTATCTCAGCTGATGAATCGCTTAGAGAGGAAACTTGCTCAATCCGATTAA
- a CDS encoding LysM peptidoglycan-binding domain-containing protein: MHVATPTTQAPANNQSVPQQTANQSHATNKTYRGDYLNRIAQQNGVTVAQLKQWNNLSSNLIHPGDRLVVSAPSSTQTATSAPQTTPTTPASQQTPAKSYTVRPDDYLYRIASANGVTVERLK; the protein is encoded by the coding sequence TTGCATGTAGCCACACCAACAACTCAAGCACCAGCAAACAATCAAAGTGTACCTCAACAAACAGCGAATCAAAGCCACGCAACGAACAAAACTTATAGGGGCGACTACTTAAATCGCATCGCCCAACAAAACGGCGTAACCGTTGCCCAGTTAAAACAGTGGAATAACTTATCTTCCAACTTAATCCACCCTGGCGACCGCCTAGTTGTCTCTGCGCCAAGTTCTACACAAACAGCGACATCAGCGCCTCAAACAACGCCAACGACACCAGCAAGTCAACAAACACCGGCGAAATCCTATACTGTCCGCCCAGATGATTACTTATATCGCATTGCTTCAGCAAACGGTGTAACGGTTGAGCGATTAAAGTAA
- a CDS encoding LysM peptidoglycan-binding domain-containing protein produces the protein MTTTLQANTGQTTIANTASGSVYTVKPGDYLYRIANNYGGTVNELKQ, from the coding sequence GTGACTACTACGCTTCAAGCGAATACAGGGCAAACGACAATAGCGAATACTGCCTCTGGCTCGGTCTATACAGTTAAACCGGGTGATTATTTATATCGCATTGCTAATAATTATGGGGGCACCGTAAACGAACTAAAACAATGA
- a CDS encoding N-acetylmuramoyl-L-alanine amidase family protein — protein MSSNYIYAGDKLIVSQPTGSTSSANTSNATRLVAPSVPSTEQPYVNGTVRQVNYDVKINDQNQPFLTSLSAGGRQLSTNDYFSQLFRVNREVTQGGTTYLELVNANGHIAGYVPFGSALQVPQAVNVIYLDAGHGGRETGAANRGVAEKDLNLNITHQLANCLRQQGYVVHETRTTDAYVDLRDRRKEPNQIMPDAYISIHHNAMPIPGTAQGIVTLYHDPSIDEPGYRTIPHHHGTNIIPEGRRLSQSIQNALIRETGARDMGARPQNLHVTRTTDVPVTLVELCFMYHHAEFNRITDPTYHRNWFKV, from the coding sequence TTGTCGTCAAATTATATTTACGCAGGTGATAAACTGATTGTTAGCCAACCAACAGGTTCAACTTCTTCAGCAAATACGTCGAATGCGACCCGTCTAGTGGCTCCAAGCGTTCCATCAACTGAACAACCATACGTGAATGGTACAGTTAGACAAGTTAATTATGATGTGAAGATTAACGATCAAAACCAGCCATTCTTGACAAGCTTAAGCGCTGGTGGACGTCAATTGAGTACTAACGACTACTTCAGCCAACTTTTCCGCGTAAACCGTGAAGTAACGCAAGGCGGGACAACTTATCTTGAATTAGTGAATGCTAATGGTCATATCGCCGGCTACGTACCATTTGGTTCAGCCCTTCAAGTACCCCAAGCCGTTAATGTTATTTATCTTGATGCAGGACACGGTGGTCGCGAAACAGGCGCGGCGAACCGAGGTGTTGCCGAGAAAGATTTAAACTTAAACATCACGCATCAATTAGCGAATTGCTTAAGACAACAAGGTTATGTAGTTCATGAAACACGTACAACAGATGCCTACGTCGACTTACGTGATCGCCGGAAAGAACCAAACCAAATTATGCCAGACGCCTATATTAGTATTCACCATAATGCGATGCCTATTCCAGGAACAGCTCAAGGGATTGTAACGCTATACCACGATCCATCAATTGATGAGCCAGGCTACCGTACAATACCACATCACCATGGTACGAATATTATCCCTGAAGGACGTCGTTTATCACAATCGATTCAGAATGCTTTAATTCGTGAGACAGGGGCACGTGACATGGGAGCACGCCCACAAAACTTACACGTAACGCGTACAACAGACGTACCAGTTACCTTGGTAGAATTATGCTTCATGTACCATCACGCCGAGTTTAACCGCATTACCGATCCAACCTATCACAGAAATTGGTTCAAGGTTTAG